The Chroicocephalus ridibundus chromosome 4, bChrRid1.1, whole genome shotgun sequence genome contains the following window.
GTTCATGCACCCACTGTAAAACTGACTTGGTTTTAATAAATTTTTCAGCCTCATGTGCAAAACACTTGCattctaataaaaatataaagtctGAAATTATATCAGATCTAGCAATCCCTTCCTCAAGTTATACCACTTACTTGATATGTAATCCAAGTTTagcaatgctttttatttgtatttaaccATTAAATGGCATACTACTGTATGCTGTGGACTCTTGTTtgcatatttcattattttcactgcACTCTTTAATGCATAAATGTATTTGGAAACGTTCAACATTACACATCAGTTTCCACAGAATTTGAATTTAcacagtttttcttctctgactcaCTGCTATTCCCCGTGtcctgactttttttctcctttacacaAAGAGATTCTTTAACTCCTTCTTCCATCTCCAAATATTCTGATTTATCCTCTGTGGATGAAGATGACGAGCTTCTAAATTTCTTCAGTAAATTTGCTGGGAGGTAAGGGCAACTGACTGCATTTTGCATCAGCTGCGTTTGTTCTTCATTCTCAGTCTCTCTGTGGTAGAAATAGTTAAAATTGGAGACAATCACTGGCACTGGTAAAGCAATGGTTAACACTCCCGCAATGGCACACAGGGACCCAACTATTTTCCCACCCACAGTTATGGGTTTCATATCCCCATAACCAACTGTAGTCATGGTCACTACAGCCCACCAAAAGGCATCTGGGATGCTTTGAAAATGGGTGGCAGGCTCATCAGCTTCTGCGAAGTAAAcagcactggaaaacaaaatgactccaataaaaagaaaaaagatgaggagGCCCAGTTCCCTCATGCTGGCCCTGAGCGTGTGACCCAGGATCTGCAAACCCTTGGAGTGCCTGGAGAGCTTGAAGATGCGAAACACCCTGACCAGACGGATGATCCTCAGGATGGCAAAAGACATGGCCTGTTGACCGTTACTGCCCTGCTCCTGCGCCAAGTCTGTGCCCAGAGTAATGAAGTAAGGCAAGATGGAGACAATGTCTATGATGTTCATGATGTTCTTGAAGAAGTGTGCTTTGCTTGGACATGCAAAGCAGCGCACTGTAAACTCAAAGGAGAACCAAATGATGCATACTGTCTCTACAATGAAAAAAGGGTCATTGAAGATGGTGTGCTCCCCAGCATCCAGGTGAAGTGACTCATTGGAAAGCCCCTTCCCTGAGCTCAGGGACATGATGAATTCTTTGTCATCTCTGAACTCTGGCAAAGTCTCCAGACAAAAGATGACGATGGAGATCAAGATGACCAATACAGAGACAATGGCAATGCCTCTGGCTGGACTGGAGCTCTCTGGGTACTCAAACAGCAGCCAAACCTGCCTCTTAAACTCATTCTCCGGCAAAGCTTTGTCCTCTTCCTCTTTGACAAACCCTTCGTCCTCCCTAAACTTGAGCATGGCCTCCTCCCCAAGTTGGTAGAATTTCACCTCCTCAGTGAAGATGTCAAAGGGTACATTGACTGGCCTCTTCAGCCGACCACCACTCTGGTAGTAGTACAGGATGGCATCAAAGCTGGGCCGGTTCCTATCAAAGAAGTATTCATTCCTGAGAGGGTCAAAGTATCTCCCTCGCTTCGCTGGATCACCCAACAATGTCTCCGGGAACTGAGCTAATGTCTTCAGTTGGGTCTCAAACCGCAGTCCTGACACGTTGATTACCACACGCTCACAACACTCGTACTCACTGTAGCGAACAGAGCTGTAACCCCCAGGGCCTCCACCATCATCAGGTGGCTGGTCCGAGTATGAAAACTCATCCTCCCCATAGTCATCACTGTAGTAGAGCTTTCCTTCTTCCTCATCGTCTTCATCCTcgtcttcatcctcctcttcctcctcactcaAGTCCTTCAGTATTCTCTCTTCAGAACCACTGAGGGGCAGCAGCTCAGAACAGGGGAAGGAGGCCCCACAGTCCCTGCTGCCCAGGCGGTGgctcctctttttccctttcttccgcCTCTTACCACTCTGGCGGTGGGGCATGCTGCTGCGTGACGCGTTCCCACCATAAGAGGAGGATGCACCTCGACTCTGTTCCTGATGGTAGTGGTGATATGGTCCACCTCCACCTGTCGCCCCACCTTctactgctgctgttgctgccgcTACGGCTGCGGCGGCTGCGGCTCTCGACTGTGCCAGCCGCTCTCTCTCTCGGGCCCGAGCTTGGACTGCATATCCATAGGGCATGTGGCTGTTGCACCCAGAGCTATCCGCACTCACCATTGCAACCTCCATTTtgcaactggttttttttttttgatagcttaatgcaaaaaggttttcttttatatatagTATAACCTTTACTTTCACTAGAGAAAGTTCAAAGCCATTTGCATTTGGAGGACAGTCCCTTAGACATAGAGCAGAGCAACATACTTGTTACACGGAATCTATGTTTTGGACAACCACAGATCTGCATTTTCTTATTGTCCAGAACATCTGacacaaaatactgttttgccaATAAGAAAAGATGAAACTTAACCAAGGAACAGCTGAGGCCTCGTTCTTTCATCCACCAAGcccctttattttcatttatctcCCGTGGCTGACGCAGATCTGATCAGAATCATGACTACCTTGCAGGCTACAAACACTgcattcaggaggaaaaaaatatgcaaatcaaaGCGTACCTGCTCTCCACAAATGGTTTTAGTTCATCATTGCaaccaaatgcaaatgcaaacaaattCCTCATAATTTGTTCCTGGTAATGCTTTGGCCTAGCAATCTTATTGTTTAAAATCATTACTCGGGGAGTTGAAGTTAATTCCAGCCATCACTTCATCTACACAGTGAGGAGGTCTTTGCAAATCCTTTCTTCAGCCTGTCAACAATGTCTCAAACCTGGGAGCAGCACCCAGGGCGTCAGCAGCAGTggtaagaggaggaggaggaggaggaggaggagatgaagaCTGAGAAACTGGCTCTGAGGTCCCCATAGGACATAAGGGAGTGGATGGGTCACCCTTTGGTTATGGTCATGCAGAAGCAGCACTTAACCTGAggcacatgcacaaacacacaaaaataaacaaaacaaaaagggaaaagattgGATTGTTTTCCTAAAAGGTCACACTGATCAAATGAAACTGTGTCATCTATTACCACGCTATTCAAATCTTCCCCTACCCACACTATTCACACTTCTACATTACACACACACCCACATCACATGCACAGAGATTTTGAACGACTCCGTGGGTAAGGATGTGGGTGGGTATGTCATATATATATAGACAGAGATACAAAATCCCCACCCATATAAGCACTTGCATCCATACACAAACACATGCGTGCTTCACCAACACATATAAACACTAATAAAAATGCTGCAATACACAGTGCATTCAGGTCTTTAAGTACATACGTAATAGATACACCTACATATATCTCTATGAAATATTACAGAATAAATGTATCTACATAAAGAGCTTTTGTTATATTTGTAGAAACACACAGGATGCACGAATGCTACATTTTCACCTATAACTGATTTCTGTTTCAATCATAATGAACATCTCACTGAATTTAATTCGGAAACAGGCACATACAATGCTCACTCAAGTGAAAATACTGTGATATGATATGTCAAGAAAACACAACTGCAGGTGCACTGAAGCAACATCTACATGCAAGCACACACCAAAatacacacacccctccccttGAAACAGAAGCCTCATTTATAGCTATATCTATTAATACGTGATAGAAGGTGAATATGAACTATTAAGTGACGCTATTTTTAAAATCGACCTACGTGTCATGCAGAAAAGGATCTTAAAAACGCTATTATACTTACTGTTCCTAGGCAGAGAAATAGCAATGCTGTCCTTGCTAGTGTAAGGACCTGGTGAGAGCAGTCCTGGGGAGGGGGCTATGCCAACTGATGCACATTTGCAGGTGTGTATGGTCAGTCAGCACCACAGGTTGACgagttatttttctcccttcttgctGGATGCATCAAGAGCGCCAAGAGCGAGCCAGTGAGGCAGCTTAAGCTGGGGGCACTCTGCACAGCCACAGACGCTGCCTCTCGCCCAGGCATTTGCAGAAAGGCAACAAGCAAGAGTCttgttccaaaagaaaaaaaaaaaaaaaccaacaaaaacgaAGGCggcgtgtttgtgtgtgtgtgagacagaaTGAATGGATAAGCGCGACCACTGGTCTCTCCAAGCCCAGCTTTTGCAGTAGATTTGTAAATCAACGCTAAATAGTCCGCGTACTAAGCCTGTTTCCACTGATGGGAGCACAGGGTGCCGCTTCTTGCAGTTTCTCCCCCAAACACGTCCAGACGGCAGGGGCTCAGCCAGCACCCGCCCGCATCATCCACTTGTTGTGCCGGGTTTTGGTAATGCTtaccaaaaaattaaaaaaaaaaaaaatcaaaaacaaattaataaaaaaaaaaccaccaagaggAGAAAGCAGCTCTCTACTAGAAAGCTTTTCTTGcctgttgttttggttgttttttttaaagctgtggcCGGCGGCCGCGGTCGCTGCGTGCCGGAGCGGCGGGGGTGCTCCCGCAGCCCGCCCTGTTGCTcggcggagccgccgcccgccctccccgccctccgcgccgccggggccgcggccgccccgccgcaccGCCCCGACACCGGCTCCGGCTCACCGGCGGCCCctgccggccgccgccccgcactgcgccccgccgccgctcccgccgccccccgcgtcTCCTGTGAACGACTGAAAGCAGCATTCCAATGCCGGATAACGCCCAGGCTGGGTAACCTTGTGCTCAAAGCAACGCTTACAAAGCCCTGGCTTCTGGttttgggggaggtgggggagggggctgttcttttaaagaagaaaatgacatTGTTGAGGTGGGTGAGGGAATTTCAAAACTAAGTGCAGACCAAGCTTCCCggaaagaggaaaaagctgcCCCCTCACCTCCGCCCTGCTGCTTCGCTCGCCCCAAACCCTCCAATGGtacaagcaaagcagaaaacgATTCCTTCTGCTCCTGCCCAACACAGCCGGGCCAGCTGCGCCCATCATGCAATGGAGCCAAATTAACTTTTACTCCTAATTCTGTTCCTACACGGAAAAGTAGGTCCTGGTTCATGAATAGGGTACCGTTGTGGATTTGCTAAGGTTCTAACACCTCTGCCAAAAATGTGACATCTTTGTTCCCGCTGTCTGTAACACAAGCAGTGTATAAACTGGCTATTCCTTCTGCGCCTAGAAAATCCAAACTGTGACTGATTCCACTCTCTGTAAGCCAGCACCATGAAAATGCAGCTTGGCTACATTTAACATCACGGCTACAATTCTACCATCTCAATAAAACTAAGTGTAGGCATTCCTACTTAAcgtggaaaacaaaaaggattttggTGCTTTAGAGCCCTATAGCAAGGATCATAGCTAGGATAAATCAAGAGCGCACTCGCTCCAGACAGTTTGCCTCAAGGTGTTTGCAAACGGAGGCAAATTCAACACATGCAGCGAGTTAGGCATTTTTTCATTGCTTAGGTCAAGTCGTTCTCTCCAGTCCAGCATAACAGAGAGAGCCTGAAGACCATTTCCCTTCAGATCCCTAGCAGCACAACCCAggttatccatgttacctctctGTCTCTACTGCCGACCTGCTCCTACTCTTAATCCCATTCATTTCAGTAGGTGACATATGACTATATAAGCGAGAGCAAAGGACCAACcaaataaacatacaaaatgtCAGGCACCAAATCAGTTCATAAACATCTTGTCAAAAGTACTGTGAAACGTACAAAACGGCAGCTGGATCTAACCGATTTTTCAACAATCACAATCCTTCAAGTTCTATAGTCAATATAAAGTGAAAGACACATCGAAATTCCTAATGTCACCCCAAACTCCATTAAAATACAAAGTGGTGTCATCACAAGAGCAGTCCAAAATTTTGATGCTCCTGGATGGAATTTAAAATCATTCTAGAAATTCACTTCCCGTACCAAAACCCAGATTCTTCTGCAACTTGGCACAAGAACATACCAAAGACAGAGATCAAACCCTATTATCGTTCAGTCACAAGGACATGTACGATGCCATAAAAACAGAAGAGATATCATAGgtatgctttttaaattattagaaaCATCTAGACTTATTGCTCCTTCGGTAAAAATTAATTCGAGGGGCATTTTCCAGCATTCAGTCACTTCGTTCTCTATGAAGTGTTGTGTTGCTTTTTATCAGTAGGACCTGAacactttttttattcctttttgagATGTTTCAAGGgcttaagaacaaaaaaaattgcttatctTGCTTTTACCTTTCTTCCAAAGTTTCAGATGCATTTTCTGGTCATTGTCTCATGTGACCACTAAACTGAAAATTCAGTGGATATCTGAGTATAAAGAAAGACAAGTTGAAACAGACCAATCACGTTAGTATGCCTTTTTTgatcatcattattattttcagtttaataGCTAAAGCATATTCTTGAGGAAGGATAAATAAACTGTGATGTATGATGGGATACACACATAACACTGTTAACGGGAGAAGCCAAATAgcttttttgtacctttttttaaatccattctAATGTGATAGGGATCACGTAACTACATGCAATTCAATCTAAATCAGAGGTCTTATTTGATCCAATTTTTAactgatttaaaagcaaaaaacaagctTTAAGTATTTACAGATGAATACCGTGACTCATTTCATTCAGATTTGTATTTTCATAGTATtcaaagagcaatttttttttaaaagatattacaTTCCCTCTGCTCCTTCATATTTATATGGGATACTATTATTGGTAGAACAAAGAGAATACGTACATGTCATTATCTTTGCTAGTACTGTATTAAGAATATTATAGCATAGCAAAGGTTCTGTAAGGTATGCTATCACATAGATTTGTTCCGTTTTACAGTAGTGTGGAGGAGAAATAAGCATTGCTATTGCTTCTCTTTGCATACAGTGCCAGAAAAAATACACAACAATTTAACGCATTTTCATGCAAAGGGAACATGAGATGTAAAAAGCCTAATTTATGTTGCTATGCCCAATATTAATTTCTGCTACCCCCCAATTGCTGCAATTCACACCGGCAGAGTCTGGCCTCAGTCCAACACTAATCTTCCCGCTGTAATCAAGAGCTCTGGGCAGCAAATAAGGCTGCACTACAGCTCAGTACTTAACTGCTCTTCTAGACTACGAATTATTGTATTTCTCTTTTAGTCGtctttttttactcttctgctcCTTCCTATGCTTGCTTCACTATAATTTCTATTAGCCTCTCAACGCAACTCAGCCAACTTCCCAGAAGATCAGGAACTCctttcaaaacaagtaaaatgTTGCAGCAGTGGGCGCTCAGGATAATCAAGTGAAAAGACTACGGTTGCTATATCATTTCAGATGTGACGAAATATGGTTCAAaacatggtttggtttttttattatttttccccgcTGTTCTTAGTTGATTACAGTGCTGGAGATCCTTAGGTACCAAAGTAGCAATGAATTCTTGTCTCCACAACTAGGTTTTCTCTCCCAGGCTTTATATTGCTTTAGGGAgttcatattttattcatattttactaACCAGGCTCAGTAAGACGCCCCTGTCAAAGAATCTGGCTCGAGTACTGTTCTTTTGAATATGACTGGCACTACTTAACGAGGTACTTAGCAGAATAAAATAGAGCCTATTCTCAGTTTGTTCTTATACACAACGTATATGAATAGCACATCTGTTCATTACTGGTACTGCAACAGGCTAATCCAAGGAAGTTGACACTCCAGAGAACAGCAGGCCTTTTGTACTTTCTTAGGAAAGTACGCAAAACCACTGCCATTTACCACTGAATTTAGGATGAATAGCAGTAAAAATACTGATGATATTTATGTTTGAAGACTAAGTTCTTGTACCGGAGTATGGACCCACTCAGAAACTAGGATAAAAATACCATGTATGGTTTACTTTGCGGCTTGAGTATTTCTCCATGCATTCTGGGCAGACTCATATCAGGGATATTCTGGAAAtcaacaatagcaaaaaaaaaaaaaaaaaaaaaaagaaggacagtATGGAGAGCAAGCATCTAAATAAGGAACTGCTTGAGAATGGAGAGACCTTACTTATTTCTTGGTCCTACTCCAGGTTTCCAAGATACCCATGGCCACATTACTCGTAATGCTGAGCTCCCTTTTCCAGCATATTAAGGAtaattttccaccttttttttttcttcccctaacaacttgtttttatttagaaCATAAGGACTTGGATCAGTCAATGCCCCTTCTTACAGATATGCCAAGTAGTAGTGAGCAGTGTGGATTTCCAGTTCGGATACTGTTACTGTAATTAACTCATGAAGGAAATGAGTTAGATTCACAGAATTACTAAAATTACTGTGTCACTGGATTTGCTCCATTTATGTATTCAAGAATCAGTGTATTATTCTGAATATGCCATTTTCAAACTAGGCTAACAGTAAATGCAATAATTATAAAACCTGGAAATATCAGGTGCTAAATTCTGGCTTGCATATGTTTTTGTGCAGGTCACATAACATTATGAGGGCATGGCAGGTTAATTTCTCACTGGGAGTTTACCAGGAATACTCTGGAGGAAAATTAGGTAGTGGGCTAATATTTAACATAGCTTTGCACTATTAAGTTAACCAGGCCTTGCAGAACAACTGGAAGGAACATCTGTAGGACAACAGCTCAAATTACTGTTAAAATCATGAAGACTTATTAGCTAGAAGTTCAAGTATCTTCTGCTTCAGGAACATGCAGTAGCATAAAGAAGCATGTAAAGAAAGGAATTTTAGATGTTCAAGTATGGCATCAAACATACCTCACATACAGctttttaggtaaaaaaaaaaaagggtatttctaTGAACTCAAGATTTTTAGTAGATAGATGTTGCTCAAGTTctagcaaatatatttttataactctTATTTATGAAAGTAGCACGAAGGGACATGTGCATGAAGGAACTGCAGGATCAAACTAAAAATAGTGGATACACCATTGTATCTGTAAAGCTCCAAATCGCACTAGAAGGCTCCACTTACACTTAGTATTACACTTAAATTAGGTGAGAAACCTAAATTGACTAGACTAGAACAATTCCTACTAAAGATTCTTATCTATAACTACAAGAGTTACATGTTTCACAGCTAACTGTCTTGGTCCATAATTTGACGGTAATCATATATGGCCTCCAGAGGAACCTTTGGGTCAAAATCAGCATAGTCTGCTCTGGCATCATCTTGTCACCCTACTGACAAATAGAGAAGAACCAGGACAGACACCAGATGAGACTGgtgaagagagaagcagcaatcaGACTTCATACCCTTCCCATTAGGTAGGTCAACAGGGCAAAGAGCACAGCCATTTTCGTTTGGCCTTTAGAGGTGTGTGCGAGGGAATGCTTTCATGCCACCATTGCACTAGAGGATCATTTTCCTCCTGCCATgataaagatacagaaaattgCTCCATTTTTTAAGAGGAGACTGATTCTGACAGATCCAAGGT
Protein-coding sequences here:
- the KCNA4 gene encoding potassium voltage-gated channel subfamily A member 4, which codes for MEVAMVSADSSGCNSHMPYGYAVQARARERERLAQSRAAAAAAVAAATAAVEGGATGGGGPYHHYHQEQSRGASSSYGGNASRSSMPHRQSGKRRKKGKKRSHRLGSRDCGASFPCSELLPLSGSEERILKDLSEEEEEDEDEDEDDEEEGKLYYSDDYGEDEFSYSDQPPDDGGGPGGYSSVRYSEYECCERVVINVSGLRFETQLKTLAQFPETLLGDPAKRGRYFDPLRNEYFFDRNRPSFDAILYYYQSGGRLKRPVNVPFDIFTEEVKFYQLGEEAMLKFREDEGFVKEEEDKALPENEFKRQVWLLFEYPESSSPARGIAIVSVLVILISIVIFCLETLPEFRDDKEFIMSLSSGKGLSNESLHLDAGEHTIFNDPFFIVETVCIIWFSFEFTVRCFACPSKAHFFKNIMNIIDIVSILPYFITLGTDLAQEQGSNGQQAMSFAILRIIRLVRVFRIFKLSRHSKGLQILGHTLRASMRELGLLIFFLFIGVILFSSAVYFAEADEPATHFQSIPDAFWWAVVTMTTVGYGDMKPITVGGKIVGSLCAIAGVLTIALPVPVIVSNFNYFYHRETENEEQTQLMQNAVSCPYLPANLLKKFRSSSSSSTEDKSEYLEMEEGVKESLCVKEKKSQDTGNSSESEKKNCVNSNSVETDV